The genomic segment CCCATACCGGGGTGGTGACCCCCGGGGGGGTGACCTGGGTAGGCCCCGCCAGGGGGGATATGAGGAGGCTGGCCACCTGGGTATGCAGGTGGGGGGCCTGGTGGAAAGTATCCAGGTGGCCCGGGAGCGCCAGGGGGCATCGGGCCGTGAGGCATTGGCCCAGGAGGCATGGCTGGGTTCATACCAGGAGGGTACACTGGATTGGATCCAGGGGGGTATGCTGGATTGGGGACCCCTGGATAGCCGGGAGGAGGAGGGGCACTTGGGTTAGGTGGACCTGAAATGGCATATAATAGGAAGCAAGAATTGCAAAGTTAGTACAGTTAGGCCTGTCTATGATACCTATAATGATGAGCATTATAAGTCATACAGTAAGACACACGAAGAATATGTAACAGTTGGGTCAATTAAAAGGAATAAGAAGCACATTACCAGGCCACATGACGACTTGATTCACTCAAACCACACTttcctatgagagagagagagagagagagagagagagagagagagagagagagagagagagagagagagagagagagagagagacgcatccAGTTCACGATGAATTCAAGTCACTTAGAATGTTAACTTTCAAGCTCTACACAGGCAACAATGAAAACGAATAGCCTAATCAGATATCACCACAACTATCATTATCTGTGACACTGTATCACAACAAGAGAGGGAGCTGTACAATGCATCTACATTGCAGCATCAACATTGTATTGCACACGACACCAGTCTTTGTCTTTGAAGGTGAAATCGTTTTAAAAGGTGCTGAACAATAACTTAAACTTCCATCCGATGCTCACCTCACCAACCAACACGTTCGTTCGTCGAGAAAAACAGCGGGGGTGTGATTCTTCCGGGTTCCAGCGCTTACCAAGCCATCCAACCAGGGGACGCAGCGGAGGATCGTACAAGAAATGCACGCACTTTCATGAGGTCCGGATGTAGTGGAATACAAAGTTATGGCTAATAATTATTCAAAGCAATTCATACGTTTGTATAACAGACTCTTTCTGTTGCAGTGTAACATCCCACAGTTCTACAAAACATGCATGCATTAAATATTGATGCTGAACTATTTGTGAATTCTGTCATAGATGCGTCACAGTTTGTGTGGGCTGGGACAGGCTGGCTGGGATGGGCACACAAACAGCCACAACCACAGCCCTGTTTCTCCCTAAACAATGCCAGATGATAGGGGGATGATAAACGATTGAGCAACTTTCTTTAGCAATGATATTTAAAAGCACGTGAATATATAGCTGGCCAACATGTAGGATTAAACTCCAAGATTGTACTAATTACAGTTTACCTCTGCACCTGCCAGAGCTTATAGCCTACATGATAACAGAATAACCCCCCAGTCAATTTCAAACAAACAATTTCCCTGTTAAGTTATAGCttaggccagggctattcaaatggcggccctggggccagatgcggcccttgaactgcaaggctctggccccccacgaggtcagaacaaaatggacACTTATAGAGATAAAAGTGTGGGTTCTGTATTGAGCCAAAACTGACCAGgatatgcaggaaattacatctaagaaatgcaacattttctggtggaggacccccaaaccccccacctcaatgaaatGTCCCATATTTCttacattgacagttggcaaccataatatatattccatgttcggccccttcgatgggaggaattcgaaaaactggccctcggtgacATTTAATTCAATAGGCCTGGCTTAGGCAGTCTAATTGACATTATTAAAGACTAACATAGGCCCACCTTGAAGAAAATAAATTGTaacaaaaaatgtaaacaaatggggACTATGAGAAATATTCTACACAATTCTTCTGGCATTATACAGAAGAGCTTTTGGTATTTGCACAAGGCACAAGTGCAGAGTTGTGTCAGCAGTCTCTCAAAATATTATTCTCTGTGTCAAACACtatttttgtgacaaaaaacccaaccctCTAAACTTCAAAGTCTCATTAAAATGTTTATTAACCACTACTTACAATACAATAACAGTCTTCCATGAAAGGCTGTAATGATCTCATACTGCAAACAATTCAAAGGAGCAAAATATGCTGCATCAtgtcacatggacacacaacaaGGCAAGTGAGAATGTTTCACATTGTGACGCAGgatgtacagtcaatccggaaagtattcacagcgcttcacttttttcacattttattatcttacagccttattccaaatgctacaaatgaatctctgttgtcaaaatcctacacaaattattccattatgatgaccatgtgaaaaacaagttgtcttgacagttttgaaaatgtatagaaaataaaaaaagaaagaaatcatatttacaaaagtattcacagcctttgcttgaTACTTTAGAACcatctttggcagcaactacattccttttttcatttcgaaatgaaatgggactaaaagggaggtcatcggtgtgtgtttcaacctttcagtacattgaaattgtgcattttgagtctgcacctggctaaaatagatgggtgtgagttttgaatgaaatcccatggagagtatcatgatctgcttctgtagtcacagtgcatgttgacatgcatgcttctttaggtgtaattcagatttccaatgttgacggcattcatacatccccaaacgatgtcagtcccactaccatgcttgactagccagatgatgcacttttttgttaaaaaaaaaaaaagcactgtGAATACTTTCTGGATTGACTGTAACAAGGTGAAAGGGACAACTGAGCTGAAAGGCCAGCAATGTGATTCCACATTATTCATTTTGAGATTTAcacatatcattttttttttaaatgtaggccccaccatttgaaaaaaaaatgtatcactCTTGTATACAATCTTTAAAAATAGTTAAATAAAGATATACGTATAGACCAAAAAACAAGAATCACTGAAGATGGAAAAACTCCTTAAAACATCTTCATACATATCTGTAGAAAAATATCTCTTACATTCCAAGTACTGCACAAGCCTGGCGTGCCTACCACAACATTACCTGTGACTGTTATACTGGgcacgttcgtgatgaagcaatgctgcttttgctaggcgcgcgcatgcacactttgccagtttgatgcattgtggtttacaatgcatcaaactggcaaagtgtgcatgcgcactgcctagcaaaaaagtgcactgcttcatcacgaacgtgcCCACTGTTTAGCCAGTCTGGCTAACCTGGCCAAGGATTCTCCTTTTCCTGAGATCAGGCACCAATGAAAACCCAAGTCTACACAGCATTGGCATCAGTGGTATATGATAGGCATTGATAAACACTAACCTGACCTGAGAATGTTAGCAAGTTCATCTATCGAAATAAGATTATACATTTCAAAATACATATGATAATATTACAGTCGGTACAAAGGTACAGTGCAATAACAATTGCTAACATTACCACCCTGAATTCTAAGTaaataaaagacacacacacacaaaagtgtaaaTTGTTCAATAACTGCTTGGTTTAACATCTCCTCACAGTGTTCTTTCTTGTCTTGTACTGTATATCAATGAAAAGGCCAGCAAACTAAAATACACGTAAAAAAACATTGTTCAAGTGCTAATATGAATTGTGCTGAAACAGTTTTCATAATCCTGAGACTATAATTATGCACAAAAGGACAGACTAAATACAGACCACTGATCAAATGCATccattaacacaatatgaaagtccatactgtcaagaatgtatctcccacatcttgttcaattcgttaattgccatggggatgaaggagttctttgctCTATTCGTTCTAATATTGAGGTATCTATACCTGCGTCCTGAAGGGAGTGTTTGGAACttaactgagagggggtgggtagtGTCAGTACAAACTTTGTCCGCTCTCTTTGTTAATCTATCTAAATAAAGTTTATGAAGCtaattttgctgacgccccattaTTTTCCCACATGTTTTAACAATTTTACCCAGTTTACTTTTGTGCGTCACTTTAGAGTGACCATACCAGCATACAATACCATAGGAGAGAACACTTTCAATAAAAGACTTGTAAAATAAGGTCAAAATTGTGTTGTCAACATTAAAAAAGTTAAGTTTCCTAAGGAAATACAAACATTGTTGACCCTTGACCTTGCATCTGCACAACTGTCCCATGACAGCTTGTGGTCTATAATCAGACGAAGGTATTTATAATCCGTCACCacttcaatctcctctcctccgatAATTGAGAGGGGAGTTGGTAATGCTTTTTGTCTGAAATCAAAGATAAGCTCTTTTGTCTTGGAAATGTTGAGGTGCAGGTTAGACCTCTTGGACCAGTTGACAAATTCCTCCAGTACTGGACCATGCATGGTTTCATTATGGTTCAGCAGGCTTACCACGGCTGTGTCATCAGCATACTTAATTATGTGGCAGCCAGGGTGACTACTACGACAGCTGTCAGTatacaaaataaaaagcaaagGTGAAAGAACACTACCTTGTGGAGTTCCAATAGAGGTAAGTCGCACATCTGACAAGATATTAGCTACCTTCACCTGCTGTGCTCTGCCCTGCAGAAAGTCCATAGTCCAATTAATCAATTTAATCAAAACAAAAGTCTTATTTCAGTCGTTCAGCTAAAATGTGTGGGTGTATAGTATTAAAAGCTGAAGAGAAGTCAGCAAAAAGGACCCGAGCATGTGTCTTATTTTCTGTTTACAAGCAAGAGCGGATATGCAGAACACAATAACAAGCGGAATGTGTGCAGTGTACAAATTAGGTTATAAGCTTCAAGTTGTGTTGCTGAGCAAATGTCagcaaaatctgttttttttttctttcttaaagggacactgtgcaggaaatggtcaaaaaaggtactgcaactatgctgctcattgaaactgggctgcctattgccaaatttgatctttacatgaaagtttactaagtaataaacaaatattttctagtgtggtccaagtacagtcatttttgcagctaaaaatggctatttttggaaattcaaaatggcggaccatggagaagatcccgcttttcatgcatgaaaagtgcaatttttctagtcatagtgaatacttagaatttgatggtggtggtaagtattcatgaaaaaggtaacattagtgaatgggcagcatgaattcaggaaataaacaactaaaaatctcacacagtgtccccttaAATATGTTCTCTGATGACATCACAACCATTCTCAGACAAGCCATCACAAAATGATGGGCACGCAGTTTTAAAACAGTGCTGAAGAAATATCTTCCCTCAATTACATTGTTGTTCCTCAGGCATTGTATGCGTTTTGTATGCCCAGAGTCTTTGTCCTGGCATGCAAGTGCAAGATACTGGTAATGATTGATTTATGCCATTTGTAGGAGTATGATTCATTTGTACGAGTGATTTGCCACGACCCATTTTCATACTTGCATACATCTGACCACACGCTTAATCCATATTCAGAGACAGGCTAATGATTTGActatatgaattgaattgaaattccacaCAGGAAATTGAATTGCAATTCGAACTTGAATTGCAAGAAATAGcatttaaattctgtgaaattcaaAGACATTCACAGTAATGACCTAATACGATACACTCTAGTATTGGGTATATGGTATGTACGTCATACATTTTGGTATGTTGTGCCCGTCCAGTCCCAGTGATGTAATCATGATTATTTCTCAGAAAGCATATTATAAGGTGTCACAGTCTCACTGACACGTGGTTAGGATATATTTCTCTGAATTGCAATAAATTTCAATTTCATTTCCTGTCATTCAAATTAATTTCAATTCCACTTtctgaattgcagtgagtttcaaaTCGACTccctgaattgcagtgagtttcaattccattttgaattccatttcctgtaactcaaattcaattcgattcaacatcctgtaggggtggagtcaattaAATTCacattcaattccacttcctgaattgaattaaaggggctctaggtaggattaaaagtttaattaatcactgtgcCTAATCAGCCgttgcttatttgagtcattagtaagtgaacgatgactctcgcgaccactttcacggtccgctgtcagagaacggcaaatgtaacttttgaaggtaacactttacttgtcgccggtgtcatacgtatgacataacaatgtcataacagtgtcataatagtgtcataaacataataccaatgtcataaacgttatATGACCATGAAAAGTTCACATTGCTTGGCCTgcctttgtcataaccgaatttcaatatttatgacattgacataatgtttatgacacattcatgactgcattatgacaatgttatgacaccgttatgtcatacgtatgacgccggcgtcaagtaaagtgttacccttttgaCAAAGCGGTccgctacgagtgtcgtggggaacacttctcatacgaaaaacagctacatactgtattcagatttgCATCAACTGCggccattccgtgatgaaaaacattcccaCAGCaactttatttaaacagcatttttttatgactgtgtagattttgacacAGGCACTGCGCGAACGACGtcacattgtgcccctttaaaatcACGAATTCTGAATTTTGCACAAGCCTGCCCGGCAGCCTGGTTGCCTGGCAAGTCGTGAGCAATACAAAAGCATGTTGAAATCTGTAGGAATTGTCCTTTGAAAAATATTGCCTATGTTTGGCCATTGTTTGCTGCAGATGCAACAAGTCCCAATagtggtaaaaaaaaaccccaaacaaatcACCCCCACAACATTTTTGTTGTTATTAAATAGTGGATCCGTGCCTgagagatgctgctgctgccctgCTGCTAGAGGGAGAGGTCTGTGGTTAGGGAGGCTATCCGGTCCGCGGTGCAGCGGGCAGTCAGACGGGCCTCAGGATCGTGATCCCAACAGTCCTCTAGTATTTCTTGCAAGGAAAAACTCTTAATCTGAAACAGATCAGAATACACCAAGAAGACAGATGTTCATGTCTGATAAAGGGAAgatcacagacctgtattaacctagactggcaatgggcggttctagccagtggcagcttttcggattgactgggcgcagccatctttgcctttttcgcgccctgtgggcgcctcccacagacgtagccccgcctagtggagactatcgcagctgtgacccataggaatgcatacgatttcaaacggtgattacaacgttatcaaagtgggtttcaatcattttttgtaagattttgacaagtcgtaacgtctaaattctcactccactaatgaaataaccctcactacctccaaacgttttattagagagcctgaagctgagcggtcttgccagatcgggcggtttcccgcccaatcggggccgttgaggaaggcggtctgtgggtaaaaatggacgaaaataatcagtattatctggcaaccctgaagccgactgttttcgttgccgcttatacaggtttgtgga from the Engraulis encrasicolus isolate BLACKSEA-1 chromosome 14, IST_EnEncr_1.0, whole genome shotgun sequence genome contains:
- the prr13 gene encoding proline rich 13, whose translation is MWPGPPNPSAPPPPGYPGVPNPAYPPGSNPVYPPGMNPAMPPGPMPHGPMPPGAPGPPGYFPPGPPPAYPGGQPPHIPPGGAYPGHPPGGHHPGMGPMMGGLAGGVAGAGMGVAGHKAHKKMKKMKKGKKHKEHKHGKHGKHGKHSSSSSSSSSSSDSD